Genomic window (Bacteroidota bacterium):
TAAACAACCGCCGATTTACCATTACCCGAGTATTGAGCCTGATTTTGAACCCAGTTGGGAAGCCGGGAGGACATCATGGCTTTATAAGTTGCAGTAACGGTTGCATTGGGTGCTGTAAATACAATTGGTTGTTCACCCGATTGAGTTTCTGTCAGCTGGGCACCAACGGTAGTCCAACTCTGAAATGCAAATTCATGACCTGACCATTGTACCACATTTTCTGAGCGTATGGAATAATACGGCCTGATTTCCCCGGGATTTGGTTTAACCTGATTAAGGAATACTCCCTTTCTTGGACCATTGATTGAAAGATCAAATGGAATGGAGACAGGTTCCAGTATTGCCTGTGTTCCCTTGGATAACCCATTTTTTTCAAACCACGGATCGCTGAATGAAATACCTGAAAGGTTGTTCATCACCATTCCATCGCTGATAGCACTCAGCAAGCCGCTTCCATCTATCTGCTTGAATTGTGATTCTATTTGTTCGTTATCAGTTGGCTGAAACTCCAATCTGTTATGCCATGCTTTTCGATTTGTCCATTCATAATACTTTTGTGTATTGGAAGCAGCAAGTGAGGAAGAGGACTGAAACCTGCCATTAATCCCTTTTTTCACCAAAAAAGTATGGGGTGCTGTCTCCCAATCAAGAACGTCCCCATCCAAAACCTGTGCAACTTCGCCGAAAGATGAAATGCCGTCGGCAAGCTTCTGATCAACGACCAGATCAAAAACGGGGATAAACGATACCAACTTTATTTCAGATGGGGTCAGATAGGTGAGTTTAAAAGATTGATCCGATTGTATAGCCGCATAGAAATACGGGCTCTTATCCTGAGCAAAGAAGGGAAAATAGCCAGTTACAATGGTTTTGGGTGAATAAAACCTGGTCGTAGACTCAATAAGACGTGTATATTTAAATTCATTCAATTCATGAAATAACACATGCAAGTGTCCCTGACTATCCACCGACAATTGGAAATTTCCAAATGGATTGGTGGAATGGTAGGAAACTGTTTGAGGTATTGCCACCCCACTCGATATTTTCACGATTTTGAGGTCATAACCCCCATTTTGTCCGCTCAGGGAATAAACAATATAAAAGGAATTATCAGAACTTGCTATGCCTCTAAGATCAACCGGAACATTGGAAACGCTTGGAACCAAAGTCACTGAACCGAAGGCCCCAGTTTTATTATAGGGCGTCATCATTATTTTATTGCCCGAATAATAGAGTACCCCACCAGAATCGGGACTGAAGGCAATGATATCTGATGGAGTGACCGATCCAAAACCCGTGTTTAAATTATGTGAACCATACGAAGTGCCATTCCGGTAAATAATCCTCACCAAATTGTTACCTGACAGATCGGTGCAAGTGTAATGTACAGAATTTCCATCCTGACTTAACCTGACAGAACTTGTGCTGAATGGTTGGTTGGTTTTTCCGGTGATACCCTGAAAACTTACCGATGAAGACGTTCCGTTCAATTTTATACGGCCATTGCTATCATGTGAATAATAGTTTACACTCCCCCATGAGTTTTCCCTTACGTAGAAATAGGAACCGTTTGAATGACTACCATAGTAGGCCCATGACGCTTTTTCGTTTGTTGATTGTGGTTTGTACCATTGACCCCACGTACCGGTTGCCGGATCCTGATTACTCGACATCAGGTCATATCTTTGATCTGGGTGGCTACTCAGATAGAAAATTCCCCTAACTGGCTCAAGATAGCCTGGACCAAACGTGTAACTGCTGGTGTTAACGAGTGGAATTGTCTCACTGTTTATTATCTTCACCAATGAGGGTGTCTGCCCTAATGAAGACAAGCTGGTCAGTAACAAAAAAGTGCTACCAACACTTCGAAGGAAGGTTTTCATGTATTCTCCGTGATTTTATTACGGAGTGATTTTCTGAAGGTCCGGTTCCCCCGTGCAAAGGTTAACACGGCACCTTCCAGAACCTGATGGTGACTCCGTGCACCATCAGGGTTTTTTACTTTCTTCTGCCCATGACCAGATAGTCCCGGTTGTTGGCAAAACCCACCGCTACCAGCAACCCTTCTTTCACTGCCAACCGGTGAAAAGTCATCCTCCCGGCTCCAAGATTATACACTTCCGGGTATACCTTAAAGGTCCCTCCATTGAAATGGGCAAGGTTGAAACCATTGCCGATCCAGTAATCAAAATCTGAATTACCCCTTACCGTTATTGCCCCAGCATCCACACCGGCACTTCCTGTATGAACCGAAAACCACATCTTCCGGTGTTTGTCATATCTGAACAAGGATCCATTTGCCAGATACTTATGTTTTTCTGTTACCCAAATTCCTCTTTGATAATTTGCAAGTCCTTCAATTTTATTTGGAAACAATTCAAGAGATGTTTCCTGAACTTTCACGATTGGGGGTTGAATGTTAAAATCAAAGTTTCCGGCAATGACAAACACACCCTCACTGTTTCCCCACAAGTCCACCATATCCAGATCGGTTGTTTTCCTCAATCTGAAAAACCGGGTACCATTGAAATAAAGAACCCCCCCGGCATAACCAGCCACATGGAACTCCGGTCCCCCATACCCCCAGATTTTATTGGCAGTCATGGCCATATTTCGTAAACCATATATCACTGACCACTTTTTACCCCAATCATCCGTGTAGGAAATACCCGAATTCTCACCTACCACCCACACACGTCCGCTGTTGGTCACATACACACCCGCTGCCTCGCCGAAAATATTAAGATCATAGTCAGGGTTGGCATATTCCAGATGAAAAATGAGACGGTGCTTGTTCCAGGTGGTCCCATCCCAGTGCAGCACATTATACAGGGTATCCGGCTTGGAGAAGTCATGAAATTCTCCTGCAACCCAGATGTTGTTTTCATTCACAATCCAGACATCATTCACAAAACTTGCACTGGGACCCAATTCGGTCAGAGAGAAAGTAAAGGCATGACTGGTTGTATCGCCGGTGGTTCCTGAAACCACGTTACTGGAGTGGGTGTAGTCTTGTCCATTGGTTTCATGGGCCTGCCAGGTGTAGGACTTTTTTGGTTCCAGGTCCCATTGGTCATGCAAAACGGTGTCGGTTCCAAAGACCCGTACAGTTTGTGACCAAAAACCATCACGTGTCATGACAATCAAAGCCGGCCGGGGCAGGTCCTTAATCTGAAGGGAGAACGTCACATAGGTCGGTTCTATATCCAGAATTTTCAGGGTCAGATTCCGAGGCTCAGCGTCCTCCGGCTCCTGGCAGGCCAGCAAAGTGATCAGAATCAGTATGGGGATCATTCGAAATCCAGAAAATTTCATTTGCAGCGTTCCTGGTAGGCCATCAATCAGATAATGAAAATGCAATTGTCCATAAAAACAGTTCTCGCTTAAATCGGTGCATGGTGATCAATCCGGTCAGAAATTCCTACTTTCCGGATTTGGAATACTCGGGATCTTGCCTGCTATTATAACACTTTGAAACAAAACACTTCAATATACCCCCCCCCAATTTATTAAGTCAAGTTAATATCTATTTTGGTCTTATCATAAAAATGGCTCATAATCCGATCTTGAAATGACAAACCCTACCCATCGTAATAAATATCAATGCCATATACAGATAATATAGTCTTGTTTATAAATAAAGGGATGATTTATTTGCACCAGAGAAGAACCAATAACCGGTAAAGGCCGCGGGGTGACAGAAGGGTCCAGAACTGAAGCGGGAAGGAAACCCGGGGGTACTATCTCAAAAAGGGAAGTGGTCGGTCTTCAGGCGAATTGTAACAGATGCCAACACCATCAGGGGTGGCATGTAAGTCTGGCTCAGGAACGAATACAGCAGGATTTTTTGATATGGGTAAAGGCAGAAGGTGGTCGTGCCGGAAGGAAATCTGCTTAATAAGATCCCCTCCGGCATGTTCAACCTGAAATCTGGTTTACTGATTGATTTTCTCGTCCATAAACCGGCGCACCGAGTCCATGGCAATCCGCTCCTGAGCACCGGTATCGCGGTGACGGACGGTGACTGTCTGGTCCTCTTTGGTCTGGTAATCGATGGTGAAACAGAAAGGTGTTCCGGCTTCATCCATCCGGCGGTACCGGCGGCCGATGGCACCCGAGTCGTCATAGAACACCTTGAAGTGTTTCTGTATGTCACGGTACAGGTTATCGGCGATGTCGGCAATTCCATCCTTCTTCACCAGTGGCAGGAAGGCCGCTTTCAGCGGGGCAATTTTCGGGTGAAACCGAAGCACGGTCCGTTGTTCATCACCCATCATATCCTCATCATACGCATCCACCAGGAAGGTCAGAACCGACCGGTCACAGCCAGCCGAGGTTTCCACGATGTAGGGAATGTATTTTTCGTTCCGCTCCTGATCGTAATACAACAGGTTTTTACCCGAAAATTCCTGGTGGTTTTTCAGATCGAAATCGGTACGTGAGTGAATTCCCTCGAGTTCATTCCAGCCGAACGGAAACTCATATTCAATGTCGTATGCATCGCTGGCATAGTGGGCCAGTTCATTGGGCCCATGCTGATGGAACCGGAGTTTTTCTTTCCGGATTCCCAGATCGAGATACCATTGGAACCGTTCTTCGCGCCATTTCTGCATCCACTCGTTTTCGGTCCCCGGCTGGATGAAAAACTGCATTTCCATCTGCTCGAATTCCCGTGTTCGGAAAATGAAGTTACCGGGCGTGATTTCATTACGGAATGCTTTACCGATCTGTGCAATACCAAACGGGACCTTCTGCCGCGAGGCTTCCTTCACGTTGTGAAAGTTTACGTAAATTCCCTGGGCCGTTTCCGGACGAAGATAAACGACCGAGGCATCTTCCTCGACGGGTCCCATAAAGGTTTTGAACATGAGATTGAACAGCCGGGGTTCGGTGAACGAATCGCGGGTACCGCATACTGCACAGGGTTTGGTCAGATCAATCTTATCGGCCCGGAAACGGGATTTACATTGCTTGCAATCCACCAGCGGATCGGTAAAACCATCCACGTGACCCGAGGCTTTCCAGACGGTGGGATGCATGAGAATGGAGGCATCAATCCCTTCAATATCATCATGATGACGGGTCATGGCATTCCACCAGGCATCCTTCACATTCCGCTTCAGTTCAATTCCCAAAGGGCCGTAATCCCAGCACGAATTCAATCCGCCATAGATTTCGCTGGATTGGAATACAAATCCGCGACGTTTCGACAGAGAAACCAGTTTTTCCATCACATCGGTCAGAGCCATTTCATCATCCTCCGGTCCGGCCTGGTCCCAGTCGGGCAGCCGGCTTCGTTTTTTTTGGTACAGGTTATAAAAAACAGGGTGGTAAAAATCGCTTTTATTCGGGGTCTAGTCAATGAATAAGGTTATTTGGGCATGGTTTTCGGTTAAAAGCACTCATCCGGACCCGGAAGAACCCGCTTGAACCGGTTTATTACCGCCGGAATGCGGTTCAGGCCCTTTTTTAGTAATTTACAGTATGAAAGTTGTTTTTCGCCTGCTCACCGGACTGGTGATTCTCTGTGCAGGGCCCCTCAGGGCTGCTGATCCCGATTCAATCGCCCTTATCAGACAGTATCTGGCCTCGGGTTACAAAGCCTACCGGCATTCAGACGGTCCGGCCTCGCTGCGGTTTGCCCGTCTGGCCCTCGACATGGCCACCCGTCAGGACGATACGGAAGGGCGCGCCTATGCTCACCGGTACCTGGCCTTTGGCTATTCCCTGCAGGCCGATAAGACCAACCAGATCAGGCATTTACTTGCGTCACTGGCCGACTTTAAATCCACATTTAACTCTTACGAGATTGCCGAAGCAACCCGTCTGACCGGTGTTTACTACCTGCATCTGGATCCGGCCCGGATGTGGGAACTGGTGAACGATGCACAGCGCCAGTTCAGACTGATTAACCACAGCCGGGGTTTGTTCGAGTGCAAAAGCAACATCGGGCAGGTTTATTATGAACAGGGAAACTTCCAACGCGCGCTGACCATTTTTCTGATGGCGGATCGCATGGCCGATTCACTTAACTTCCGCGAAGGGAAGGCCAGAAACCTGTCCAGACTGTCTTATGCTTACGCCCAATTGGGGGACTATCAGCGTCAGCTCTCCACCCTGTCATCCAGTCTGGCTTTGTATGGCGATACCATCCGGGCTGATATCCGGGCAGAGCTACTGGGTGATCTGGCCATTGCCTTCAGAAACCAGAATGATTTTGTCCGGTCGGAACAAACATTTAAACGGGCGCTGCGCATTGCCGATTCACTCGGTTCGGTGTTCCGGCAGCAGGAATTGCTTCAGGAACTCTCCCGTCTGTACCTCGACTGGTCAAAGCCCGATCTGGCTTACCATCTTCTCGATTCGTCCTATCAGATCTACACCCGTATTTACAATGCCGACCTGCGTGACCGGCTGATTGAATCGGAAGCCCGGTTCGAAATAAACCGGAAAGACCAGGAAAATGAGCTGTTGCGTGAAAGGGCGGCCAGAACCAACCTGATCTGGATTCTGGTAACACTGACTGTCGGCCTGATTGCGTTGCTTGCGATTATGCGTGTGCTCACCATCAGAAAGCACAAGGCCGATCTTCAGGAACAGAACACGGTGATCACCAGCCAGAGCGAAGAGCTCAGACATCTGTTTCAGACACTGACCATCAGCGAGTTGAAGTACCGGGCCTTATTTGAATATTCCCCACTTGGCATTCTGGTGCTTGATGCCCAGGGACTCATCACCGATGCCAATGAAACCTTCTGCCGCGAATCCGGATTCAGTAAACATGAACTGACCGGTACTCCCGTTTCCAGGTTTGCAACCTCAGGAAATCAGCAGGAAGTGAAAAAGCACATCGACCGTCTCAGGAAGGGCGATTTGCTTTCCCATGAAACACAGCGCCTGAATAAGGACGGATCGGTTTCTGAAGTGGAATTAAATGAAGTCCGCGTTGACCTGCAGGACGGATCTCACTTATTCCTGATTCTCAGTCAGGATATCACCGAGCGGAAAAAAACAGCTCTGGCCCTGAAAACCGCCATGTCGGCAGCCGAAAAAGCCAATCAGATGAAAAGCCGGTTTTTATCCATCATCAGTCATGAAATCAGGACACCTCTGAACGGAATCATCGGTATGTCTGATCTGCTGGTCCAGAGTACGCTCAACAGCGAGCAGCGTGATCAGGTCGAAACGATCCGAAGCTGCGGTCAGGACCTCTACACTCTGATGAATGATGTCGTTGATTTCTCACGTCTCGAGACAGGTACCATCACACTGGCTGATGAACCCTTCAACCTGCGGGAACTGGTGTCTTCGGTATTGAATCAGGTTAAACCATCGGGTGAGGGTTCCGATCTCTCGGTTTCCATTGACGACCAGATTCCTCGGGTTCTGACCGGAGACCGGATACGGCTGGCCCAGATTCTGAATCATCTGGTGATTTATGCCACCCGTTTAACGACTCCCGGACTGGTAACCATCCGTTGCCAGCTTACGAAATCGGATGGCAATTATTACTGGGTAACCGTCACGGTGGCAGACGCTGGTCCCGGAATTTCATCCGATCAGTTATCACGACTGATGAAACCGTTTGAAACGGTCATCACCGATCCCTCATCTGACCCTGGCTTTCCCGGACTGGGCCTTTACATCACCCGCCATCTGGTCCGGCTGATGAACGGTACCTTTGAAATGACAAGCGAACCAGGTCAAGGAACCACCACCACCTTTACCATTCCGTTTAATTCGGGTGACTATCTCACCGAACCAGACTCTTCACCCGATCTGCAGGCATTTGATCCCTTACTTGCCAGCCGTTACCCGATGACCATTCTGGTGGCAGAGGACAATCCGGTCAATCAGAAGGTCCTCAGACAGCTGCTGAACAAATTCGGTTACTCCTGTACCATTGCACAGGATGGAGCCCGGGCGGTCGCCGATTTAAGCGAAAAGGATTTTGATCTGGTTCTGATGGACATTCAGATGCCGGTCATGGATGGATTCCAGGCGACAAGGCTGATCCGTTCGTCACGGAAACAACTGCCGGTCATTATTGCGCTTTCTGCCCACATTCTTCCGGAAGATAAAGAAAGGCTGCTGACAGCCGGTATGCATGATTGCCTTCCCAAGCCGATCCTGTTACCTGACTTCAGAAACCTTCTGCTCAAATGGGGCCCGGTCATCTCATCCATCCGGACCGGCATGCACCTGCCCACCAATTAACAGTCTTTTAATGACCTGATCGTCTGTTTACTTTGACATTACCGGGGGTCAGGGGTAATTTTGCACCGGCTTTTCGCATGGATTTCTGCGTTCGGGAACTTCCCGGAACGGCCAGCCCATTTCAAACGGAAAAGCTGTATCGTCGTTTTTAACTGACACATCTGAGGACTCTTCATGCAGTGGTTTATTAAGGCCCTTTCCACCTCCATCGGGAAGAAGTTGCTGGTCGGCCTCACCGGGCTGTTTCTGTGCATATTCCTGGTCGTCCACCTCTACATCAACCTGCACCTTCTCAAGACAGACGGGGGTGAGGAATTTAAAGCACTCGCTCATTTTATGGGAAATACCTGGGCCATCAAGGTGATGGAAATCGGTCTGTTCCTGGGCATTCTGCTTCATATCATTTACAGCATTCTGATCACCCTGCAAAACCGGTCAGCCAAAGCGGTCGGCTATGCAAAATCCCCCAATCCAGGAACAAGCAGCTGGGTTTCCCGCACAATGATCTTCTGGGGACTTCTGATCCTGGTTTTTCTGGTTATTCACCTTCAGGGAATCTATTTCAAATACAAATTTGGCAGCGAACCGGTCGATTTGTACGTTCTGACCGTACAGGTCATGAGCGATCCGGTCTGGGCCATTGTATACATCCTGTCGATGGTCGGATTGGGAATTCATCTTTATCACGGATTTCAGTCGGCTTTTCAGACTTTCGGGTGGAACACCCCGAAATACAAACCCCTCATTAACCTGGTTGCGGTGGTATTCTGGCTGGGGATTCCTGCCGGTTTTGCCTTCCTGCCTGTCTTTTTTGCCTTTCTTGGAGGACATCAGTAATGGCTTTGGATTCTAAAATTCCTGCCGGTCCCATTGCCGAAAAATGGACCAATCATAAATTCAATCTGAAACTGGTTAATCCGGCCAATAAACGGAAATATACCGTTATTGTAGTAGGCACCGGTCTGGCTGGCAGTTCTGCCGCCGCTACTCTTGGGGAGCTTGGCTATAACGTACTGGCCTTTTCCTACCATGAATCACCAAGACGTGCACACTCCATTGCCGCACAGGGCGGAATCAATGCTGCGAAAAATTATCAGAATGACGGTGACAGTGTTTACCGGCTGTTCTATGACACCGTAAAAGGCGGGGATTACCGTGCCCGTGAAGCCAATGTGTTTCGCCTGGCAGAAATTTCAGGAAATATCATTGATCAGTGCGTGGCCCAGGGAGTTCCGTTTGCACGTGAATATGGCGGATTGCTCGACAACCGGTCGTTCGGGGGTGCACAGGTCAGCCGGACCTTCTATGCTAAAGGTCAGACCGGGCAACAGTTGCTTCTCGGTGCCTATTCGGCTCTCAACAAACAGATCCATGATAAGAAGGTCACCTTCTATCCGCGGCATGAAATGCTCGACCTGGTCGTTGTCGATGGAAAGGCCCGCGGAATCGTAACCCGGAATCTGGAAAATGGCGAGGTTCAATCCTTTGCCGGCGATGCAGTCTTGTTATGCACCGGTGGTTACGGAAACGTCTTCTTCCTGTCGACCAATGCCATGTACTGCAATGCAAGTGCTACCTGGCGGGCCCATAAAAAGGGCGCCTTTTTCGGCAATCCGTGTTTCACACAGATTCACCCGACCTGTATCCCTGTTTCCAGCGGACACCAATCCAAACTGACCCTGATGTCGGAATCCCTCAGAAATGACGGTCGCGTATGGGTTCCGAAAAAAGCCGGTGACAACCGTCCCGCCAATCAGATTCCGGAAGAGGAACGCGATTACTACCTCGAGCGCATCTATCCTTCCTTCGGAAACCTGGTTCCCCGTGATGTGGCTTCACGCCGTGCCAAAGAAATGTGCGACAAAGGTCATGGGGTTGGTACCACCAAGCTGGCAGTTTATCTCGACTTTGCTGATGCCATCAAACGAAATGGCAAAGAATGGGTCGAAGAGAAATACGGGAACCTGTTTGACATGTACAAGCAGATCACCGGTGAAAATCCCTACGAAGTGCCCATGCGGATCTATCCGGCCGTTCACTACACCATGGGCGGTCTTTGGGTGGATTACAATCTGATGAGCAATGTACCCGGGTTATTTGTTCTGGGCGAAGCCAATTTCTCAGATCACGGTGCAAACCGCCTGGGCGCCTCTGCTCTGATGCAGGGTCTGGCTGACGGCTATTTTGTAATACCCTACACCCTGGGTGATTATCTGGCCACCAAGGGATCCGATAAGCTTACCAACTCTCATGAGGCTTTTAAAAAGGCCGAATCAGAGATCAACTCGGTTAATAAGAAATTACTTTCCATCAAGGGAAATACCACGGTTGACGAATTCCATCGCCGCCTCGGAAAGGTCATGTGGGATAAAGTCGGAATGGCCCGGAATGAAAAAGGTCTGAAGGAAGCCATTGCCGAAATCAAAACCATCCGAGAGGAATTCTGGAAACAAGTCAACGTTCCCGGAACCGAGGAAGAATTCAACCAGGAACTGGAGAAGGCTTTACGTGTTGCCGATTTCATCGAACTGGGTGAATTGATGGCCCGTGATGCTCTGGAGCGGGAAGAATCCTGCGGTGGTCACTTCCGCGAAGAACATTCGACCGATGATGGTGAAGCCAAACGGAATGATGAGAAATTTTCCTATGTGGCTGCCTGGGAGTACAAG
Coding sequences:
- a CDS encoding glycine--tRNA ligase, whose protein sequence is MALTDVMEKLVSLSKRRGFVFQSSEIYGGLNSCWDYGPLGIELKRNVKDAWWNAMTRHHDDIEGIDASILMHPTVWKASGHVDGFTDPLVDCKQCKSRFRADKIDLTKPCAVCGTRDSFTEPRLFNLMFKTFMGPVEEDASVVYLRPETAQGIYVNFHNVKEASRQKVPFGIAQIGKAFRNEITPGNFIFRTREFEQMEMQFFIQPGTENEWMQKWREERFQWYLDLGIRKEKLRFHQHGPNELAHYASDAYDIEYEFPFGWNELEGIHSRTDFDLKNHQEFSGKNLLYYDQERNEKYIPYIVETSAGCDRSVLTFLVDAYDEDMMGDEQRTVLRFHPKIAPLKAAFLPLVKKDGIADIADNLYRDIQKHFKVFYDDSGAIGRRYRRMDEAGTPFCFTIDYQTKEDQTVTVRHRDTGAQERIAMDSVRRFMDEKINQ
- a CDS encoding response regulator, translating into MKVVFRLLTGLVILCAGPLRAADPDSIALIRQYLASGYKAYRHSDGPASLRFARLALDMATRQDDTEGRAYAHRYLAFGYSLQADKTNQIRHLLASLADFKSTFNSYEIAEATRLTGVYYLHLDPARMWELVNDAQRQFRLINHSRGLFECKSNIGQVYYEQGNFQRALTIFLMADRMADSLNFREGKARNLSRLSYAYAQLGDYQRQLSTLSSSLALYGDTIRADIRAELLGDLAIAFRNQNDFVRSEQTFKRALRIADSLGSVFRQQELLQELSRLYLDWSKPDLAYHLLDSSYQIYTRIYNADLRDRLIESEARFEINRKDQENELLRERAARTNLIWILVTLTVGLIALLAIMRVLTIRKHKADLQEQNTVITSQSEELRHLFQTLTISELKYRALFEYSPLGILVLDAQGLITDANETFCRESGFSKHELTGTPVSRFATSGNQQEVKKHIDRLRKGDLLSHETQRLNKDGSVSEVELNEVRVDLQDGSHLFLILSQDITERKKTALALKTAMSAAEKANQMKSRFLSIISHEIRTPLNGIIGMSDLLVQSTLNSEQRDQVETIRSCGQDLYTLMNDVVDFSRLETGTITLADEPFNLRELVSSVLNQVKPSGEGSDLSVSIDDQIPRVLTGDRIRLAQILNHLVIYATRLTTPGLVTIRCQLTKSDGNYYWVTVTVADAGPGISSDQLSRLMKPFETVITDPSSDPGFPGLGLYITRHLVRLMNGTFEMTSEPGQGTTTTFTIPFNSGDYLTEPDSSPDLQAFDPLLASRYPMTILVAEDNPVNQKVLRQLLNKFGYSCTIAQDGARAVADLSEKDFDLVLMDIQMPVMDGFQATRLIRSSRKQLPVIIALSAHILPEDKERLLTAGMHDCLPKPILLPDFRNLLLKWGPVISSIRTGMHLPTN
- a CDS encoding succinate dehydrogenase cytochrome b subunit, translated to MQWFIKALSTSIGKKLLVGLTGLFLCIFLVVHLYINLHLLKTDGGEEFKALAHFMGNTWAIKVMEIGLFLGILLHIIYSILITLQNRSAKAVGYAKSPNPGTSSWVSRTMIFWGLLILVFLVIHLQGIYFKYKFGSEPVDLYVLTVQVMSDPVWAIVYILSMVGLGIHLYHGFQSAFQTFGWNTPKYKPLINLVAVVFWLGIPAGFAFLPVFFAFLGGHQ
- a CDS encoding fumarate reductase/succinate dehydrogenase flavoprotein subunit, producing MALDSKIPAGPIAEKWTNHKFNLKLVNPANKRKYTVIVVGTGLAGSSAAATLGELGYNVLAFSYHESPRRAHSIAAQGGINAAKNYQNDGDSVYRLFYDTVKGGDYRAREANVFRLAEISGNIIDQCVAQGVPFAREYGGLLDNRSFGGAQVSRTFYAKGQTGQQLLLGAYSALNKQIHDKKVTFYPRHEMLDLVVVDGKARGIVTRNLENGEVQSFAGDAVLLCTGGYGNVFFLSTNAMYCNASATWRAHKKGAFFGNPCFTQIHPTCIPVSSGHQSKLTLMSESLRNDGRVWVPKKAGDNRPANQIPEEERDYYLERIYPSFGNLVPRDVASRRAKEMCDKGHGVGTTKLAVYLDFADAIKRNGKEWVEEKYGNLFDMYKQITGENPYEVPMRIYPAVHYTMGGLWVDYNLMSNVPGLFVLGEANFSDHGANRLGASALMQGLADGYFVIPYTLGDYLATKGSDKLTNSHEAFKKAESEINSVNKKLLSIKGNTTVDEFHRRLGKVMWDKVGMARNEKGLKEAIAEIKTIREEFWKQVNVPGTEEEFNQELEKALRVADFIELGELMARDALEREESCGGHFREEHSTDDGEAKRNDEKFSYVAAWEYKGENTPEVLHKEELKFEYVKPSQRSYK